The following proteins are co-located in the Palaemon carinicauda isolate YSFRI2023 chromosome 3, ASM3689809v2, whole genome shotgun sequence genome:
- the LOC137634809 gene encoding uncharacterized protein, which translates to MSEAYDLILAKSGHLYILKKKKKKKKKKKEEEEEEEEEEEEEEEEEEGRNKANILTAKNPTGFFQRATPIASQIANQLDIFHKSKFQLSIAPRILDKLHVERLVAEVSAVAEVSNLEAEAEAEEAEVQVGPAAPSDDSDIVVLSSEEDAPRLKTSSDADVHTEAEQEITEEGEFPPEEEEEVEEEEEEEEEEMKDLSEDTKMKEELEGLEEEEEIEEEMGEEEEEMGEEEEEEKEKIVKVKQEKEDVEKEDEDDEETKSSGDEREGEEEKSGSDSDVVILSDHSDDDDAEIEDTTSSGAHINDAFNIPDAQGRVLVNVGHPEGEEDIFLAPQLAKHVKPHQIGGIRFLYDNIVESLEQFKTSNGFGCILAHSMGLGKTLQVVAFTDVFLRHTESRSILIIVPINTIQNWLSEYNNWLPEGQTPVMTPDGYEVWPRKFKVFLLNDAQKNLNQRARVISEWHEKGGVLLMGYELYRQLSLRKPKKPKKKKRAAAAAALALLENKEIVDIEEEDKNKELLDEIQKAIVKPGPDLVICDEGHRIKNAHANISQALKNIRTKRRVVLTGYPLQNNLMEYWCMVDFVRPNYLGTKTEFSNMFERPIQNGQCVDSTPQDIKLMRYRSHVLHSLLEGFVQRRGQTVLAMTLPKKEEHVLLCRMTEIQRKLYSTFMAELSATKALANPLKAFAICCKIWNHPDVLYNFVQKKMNEDFDLDLDDIESKAKSRRASNVNTPNAPNINVPSHPAPPNWQPQGGQMGRNMMPQHPVNSNMGMNPQGNMNSQVAMGQQMNMNQQNPMGMQQGNMGFHDPMGMPMMHHGMPQHRDNQPGLGNYGIGGHGHHQNYGMQMPYPWYNQGYGNNDPNRGHYPPPYNNPYANQYHHNQPVGQSLPPGYPQNHNMHNSQMGMPHNNQTGQPMELSNSSGQPMDLHNPMGLPNSPRQSMGLPQNPQGQPLGVLNHPRPPLGMPNHTGQPMGGNNPQGQQVGVPNQQGHQMQMQNHSGQPMGVSSPGGQSVVGQIPTSQNLEALNLSGPPMGVSNASGQSVDAQNNQGQNMQGANHVGQQVGMQNLMNQSMGGPNQGGPGMRPMNMSGQPLGGPNHSEQQQLGMSNPNGQNMVGMNPSDQNLGGHNMSGQPMNNQNPSGQCMGGPGKQPGAQSGQNVGMPNSLGPNMNDPNSSGSMGMTNHLGQTMGGNHSENSVGMGNLGGPDGTGQNMVVNNSPGQPGCQPNANQHRTASPFVSGSNSQQMSSDHSPMTPATPATPATPATPAPSTPTMAATGSEEKVKTEPMVKKESGEDGDGSGAKKEEVKEEEGENGEEKKEDKKEDVKKEEMTLDWTEGLFENYIPGSLTTSAKVQVFFQIVDGSVRLGDKILVFSQSLFTLTLLEEFLQRSYIPGTFEGWQRNRSYFRLDGSTSAQEREKLINEFNINPNVHLFLVSTRAGSLGINLVGANRVIVFDASFNPCHDTQAVCRVYRYGQKKECHIYRLVTDNSLEKRIYDRQVNKQGIADRIVDEMNPDAHLSSKEISNLLVENESDPDPVDMTDKVEKYRDPLLRDVVRLNGNLFTKAPFRHESLLVDRKDKKLSRAEKRLAKRSYELEKQANISYSRPSYAAFYPKNQQGQQVIMGTKIGGVMYSKPVGTVRPLQAEMGHRLEGGGIIHRPNILSRSAQPSFPVEALAKQGVSVQQITVPKEVSIPTNSGDGKPILLKSGQSVMVIKTQKGIYLRLADGKIVAIRVPPGNEEVFGLPLNKGSVTIVPTIVNTPRPRMQHPGGRGGARRGRPPMAMQYATGNIITKGQMPVRIMKKPAVGRGGKGFQGIVVPVTSRGSAPQALLNKSVVITPATKPGLTSTAKAVRNLKLNPKVTVTPTTKTLPSSSIVNPIVTPKITISPTVKPGSDAPSSGTLEVISGLPGTSGISKITKRVTLSQLAKLRKPHEKKEAKVEGTEKPSEEASSSEKMKTDGAQPSTDKERIEEDVMKNQAAEECETSLSLMNMEALDDGSKDHSLEDELDDLPTSASENEMSDDNGTGHSDHFNENSVEMPNMGQDMENKEANVENTLDMLQTNNDSSTMNRRDVVNNSGLELENNAGNLSERSTPSQQSNDLSLGTPSKNAIGFGMGEITKPLPTSVTSSDDGRTGVVRPQISKSPNKPTACLTPLQSMSNLLPPGGPGPPETSSNTSQASTPVSTVPNIPSFPTQTFQSSQPLFQPFLQPTQPSQQQQQQQQSSGISSSNNSSNSSCSGSNTITTSSSSSSSNSTWSKGPMDAVSSASLGSNVAQVAPHVHQPGVSSASTFTSQSSFLPSTSQAQFSTAAGSFGSLSGVSTTPTSQQGPSPSFTESPQISQQQQQPIQQSPQSSISSTLTHASGGLVPTSRSGGLGGPDSPLSLSHLLNTQAFDPVPEDLSSPHSHASALDYLNYTLSTGTSAFRRPDYQATLNPDIQSLINSASTQQPLASSLPSAAPTNPTVTSPSPFPSYQAPAYSQYAAPYRAGTSVSPSPYAAYAGQYPPYATQYPPSLAPHAATTPQPPTMGQYGALHAPPNPYQSYPAPPTAGRSPYPSTLGSFSHGPYPPI; encoded by the exons AAATTACAGAAGAGGGAGAATTTCCTcccgaagaggaagaagaagtggaggaggaggaagaggaagaggaggaagaaatgaAAGATTTAAGTGAAGACACTAAAATGAAAGAGGAATTAGAAGgcttggaagaggaggaggaaatagaagaggagatgggggaagaggaggaagagatgggcgaagaggaagaggaggagaaggaaaagatCGTCAAggtgaagcaggagaaggaagacgTGGAGaaagaagacgaagacgacgaggaAACCAAGTCGTCCGGAGACGAGAGGGAAGGAGAGGAAGAGAAGTCCGGGTCGGATTCCGACGTGGTCATCCTCTCGGACCATTCCGACGATGATGACGCCGAGATAGAGGACACGACGAGCTCCGGGGCCCATATCAACGATGCGTTCAACATCCCCGATGCTCAAGGGCGTGTCCTGGTCAACGTGGGACATCCAGAAGGCGAGGAGGATATCTTCTTGGCGCCACAGCTGGCAAAGCACGTCAAGCCTCACCAG ATTGGAGGAATACGGTTTTTGTATGATAACATAGTGGAATCTCTGGAGCAGTTCAAGACATCTAATGGTTTTGGCTGTATCTTAGCTCATTCTATGGGTCTTGGGAAGACTCTGCAG GTTGTGGCCTTCACGGATGTATTTTTAAGACACACGGAGTCCCGGTCAATACTGATCATCGTGCCAATAAACACCATTCAGAACTGGTTGTCGGAGTACAACAACTGGCTCCCCGAAGGCCAAACGCCCGTCATGACCCCAGACGGATACGAAGTCTGGCCCCGTAAATTCAAGGTCTTTCTCCTGAACGATGCACAGAAAAACCTGAACCAGAGGGCGAGGGTCATCAGCGAGTGGCACGAGAAGGGCGGAGTTCTCCTGATGGGTTACGAGCTCTACCGTCAGCTGTCCCTGAGGAAGCCGAAAaagccgaagaagaagaagagggctgCTGCGGCAGCAGCCCTCGCCCTGTTGGAGAACAAAGAAATAGTAGACATTGAAGAAGAAGACAAGAATAAAGAGCTTTTAGATG AAATTCAAAAGGCAATAGTGAAGCCCGGGCCCGATCTCGTTATCTGCGACGAGGGTCACCGCATCAAGAACGCCCACGCCAACATCTCCCAGGCTCTCAAGAACATTCGTACAAAGAGAAGAGTCGTCCTCACCGGGTATCCTCTGCAAAATAACTTGATGGAATACTGGTGTATGGTTGATTTTGTCAGACCTAATTATTTAG GCACCAAGACTGAATTCAGCAACATGTTTGAGCGACCAATTCAGAATGGACAGTGTGTGGATTCTACACCGCAGGACATAAAGCTGATGAGATACAGATCTCATGTTCTCCATTCTCTCCTTGAAGGATTTGTCCAAAG ACGAGGTCAGACTGTTCTTGCTATGACACTTCCGAAGAAGGAGGAGCACGTTCTTCTCTGCCGCATGACGGAGATACAGAGGAAGTTGTATTCGACATTCATGGCGGAACTGTCGGCCACCAAAGCTTTAGCTAATCCGCTTAAAGCTTTTGCCATTTGTTGCAAG atttGGAACCATCCAGATGTGCTTTACAACTTCGTACAGAAGAAAATGAACGAAGATTTTGACCTGGACCTGGACGACATCGAAAGTAAGGCCAAGTCGCGTCGAGCTTCAAACGTCAACACCCCCAACGCACCTAATATCAACGTGCCTTCTCACCCGGCGCCCCCCAACTGGCAACCACAGGGAGGACAGATGGGTCGCAACATGATGCCGCAACACCCCGTCAATTCGAACATGGGCATGAACCCTCAGGGCAACATGAATTCCCAGGTGGCCATGGGCCAACAGATGAATATGAACCAGCAGAACCCCATGGGCATGCAACAAGGCAACATGGGTTTCCACGACCCTATGGGTATGCCGATGATGCACCACGGGATGCCCCAGCACAGGGACAACCAGCCTGGCCTCGGCAATTACGGCATCGGCGGGCACGGCCACCACCAGAACTACGGCATGCAGATGCCGTATCCCTGGTACAATCAGGGATACGGCAACAATGACCCCAACAGAGGCCACTACCCTCCTCCATACAACAACCCTTATGCAAACCAGTACCACCATAACCAACCCGTCGGCCAGTCGCTTCCCCCGGGATATCCCCAGAATCATAACATGCACAACTCGCAAATGGGAATGCCTCACAACAACCAAACAGGACAGCCAATGGAACTCAGCAACTCGTCTGGACAGCCAATGGATCTGCATAACCCCATGGGTCTCCCAAATTCACCCAGACAGTCCATGGGGTTACCTCAGAACCCCCAAGGACAACCCCTAGGGGTTCTCAATCACCCGCGTCCACCTTTAGGGATGCCAAATCACACCGGACAGCCCATGGGAGGTAACAATCCTCAGGGGCAGCAGGTAGGCGTACCTAACCAGCAGGGCCATCAAATGCAAATGCAGAATCATTCTGGCCAGCCTATGGGTGTGTCCAGCCCCGGAGGACAGTCGGTGGTCGGACAGATTCCTACAAGTCAGAACCTCGAAGCCCTTAATCTGTCTGGTCCACCCATGGGAGTTTCCAATGCATCGGGACAGTCGGTAGATGCCCAGAACAACCAGGGGCAAAACATGCAAGGCGCAAATCACGTCGGTCAACAAGTTGGAATGCAGAATTTAATGAACCAATCTATGGGAGGACCAAATCAAGGCGGTCCAGGAATGAGACCCATGAATATGTCTGGGCAGCCACTCGGCGGGCCGAACCATTCCGAACAACAACAGCTCGGCATGTCTAATCCAAACGGACAAAATATGGTGGGCATGAATCCTTCAGACCAAAATCTAGGGGGCCATAATATGTCAGGACAGCCCATGAATAACCAGAATCCCTCGGGGCAGTGCATGGGAGGCCCTGGAAAACAACCAGGTGCCCAGTCGGGGCAAAACGTGGGCATGCCCAACTCTTTAGGTCCCAACATGAATGACCCAAATTCATCTGGATCCATGGGTATGACTAATCACTTAGGGCAAACCATGGGCGGAAACCATTCAGAAAATTCAGTCGGCATGGGGAATCTCGGCGGCCCAGACGGAACGGGTCAAAATATGGTTGTTAACAATTCCCCGGGGCAACCTGGCTGTCAGCCAAATGCCAACCAACACAGGACGGCTTCACCCTTCGTTTCTGGCTCCAACAGTCAACAGATGTCGAGCGATCACAGCCCGATGACTCCCGCCACTCCTGCCACGCCAGCCACGCCCGCCACTCCGGCTCCCTCCACCCCGACCATGGCGGCGACCGGCTCGGAAGAAAAGGTCAAGACGGAACCGATGGTCAAGAAAGAGTCGGGGGAGGATGGAGACGGGTCAGGTGCAAAGAAAGAGGaggtcaaagaagaagaaggagaaaatggGGAGGAGAAAAAAGAAGATAAGAAGGAAGATGTCAAAAAGGAAGAGATGACCCTCGATTGGACGGAGGGTTTGTTCGAGAACTACATACCAGGCTCGTTAACAACATCGGCTAAAGTTCAAGTGTTCTTCCAGATTGTCGATGGGTCCGTACGACTTGGTGATAAAATTCTGGTATTTTCCCAGTCTCTTTTTACTCTGACTTTGTTAGAAGaatttttacaaagatcatatatcCCTGGGACATTCGAAGGTTGGCAGAGAAATCGTTCATATTTCAGGCTGGATGGGAGTACTTCAGCACAAGAAAGAGAAAAGCTAATCAATGAATTTAATATAAATcctaatgtccatttatttttaGTGTCAACCAGAGCGGGAAGCTTAGGAATCAATTTAGTTGGGGCCAACAGAGTAATTGTGTTTGACGCCTCGTTCAATCCATGCCACGACACTCAGGCAGTCTGTCGTGTGTATCGTTACGGTCAGAAAAAGGAGTGTCATATCTACCGACTAGTGACGGACAACTCTCTCGAGAAACGTATTTACGATAGACAAGTTAACAAACAAGGAATCGCAGATCGTATTGTCGACGAAATGAATCCCGACGCTCATTTGTCATCCAAGGAAATAAGTAACCTCTTGGTAGAAAACGAAAGTGACCCCGACCCGGTCGACATGACCGATAAAGTGGAGAAATACAGAGACCCCCTCTTGCGCGACGTTGTCCGCCTGAATGGAAATCTTTTTACCAAAGCACCTTTCAGACACGAAAGTTTGCTAGTTGACCGAAAAGACAAGAAGTTATCGAGGGCCGAAAAGAGGCTCGCAAAGAGGTCGTACGAGTTGGAGAAGCAGGCCAACATCAGCTACAGCAGGCCCTCGTACGCTGCGTTCTACCCTAAGAATCAACAAGGTCAGCAGGTTATCATGGGGACTAAGATTGG AGGTGTGATGTACTCCAAACCTGTGGGTACTGTTCGACCCCTTCAGGCAGAAATGGGACACAGACTTGAAGGTGGGGGGATAATACATCGGCCAAATATTCTGTCGAGATCGGCTCAACCAAGTTTCCCTGTCGAAGCATTGGCTAAACAGGGTGTTTCTGTTCAACAGATAACTGTCCCTAAag AGGTCAGCATTCCTACCAATTCTGGTGACGGGAAGCCAATTCTCTTGAAATCTGGACAGTCTGTCATGGTTATCAAGACCCAGAAAGGTATTTATTTGCGTCTTGCAGACGGCAAGATCGTGGCCATTCGAGTGCCTCCTGGCAATG AGGAAGTATTCGGGCTGCCACTGAACAAAGGGAGCGTGACCATCGTACCCACAATAGTTAACACGCCTCGCCCTCGCATGCAGCATCCCGGCGGACGAGGAGGAGCCAGAAGAGGCCGTCCACCAATGGCCATGCAATATGCAACTGGAAATATTATCACCAAGGGTCAAATGCCAGTTAGAATCATGAAGAAACCTGCTGTTGGGAGGGGCGGTAAAGGATTCCAGGGCATTGTTGTGCCTGTCACCTCTCGAGGTTCAGCTCCCCAGGCACTCCTGAACAAAAGTGTTGTCATTACCCCAGCCACAAAACCTGGACTCACCTCCACGGCAAAAGCTGTCCGAAATCTCAAACTCAACCCCAAGGTTACTGTAACTCCCACGACTAAgactcttccttcttcttctataGTGAATCCTATTGTCACCCCTAAGATAACCATCAGCCCTACAGTGAAGCCAGGCTCAGATGCACCCAGCTCTGGGACTCTGGAGGTCATCAGCGGTTTGCCAGGCACTAGTGGAATTAGCAAGATAACGAAAAGGGTTACTCTCTCGCAGTTAGCCAAGTTGCGCAAACCCCACGAAAAGAAGGAAGCTAAGGTagagggaacagagaaaccttcagAAGAAGCCAGCTCTTCAGAGAAAATGAAAACCGATGGGGCTCAACCATCGACAGACAAGGAGAGAATAGAGGAAGATGTCATGAAGAATCAAGCCGCAGAAGAGTGCGAAACCTCTCTCAGCTTGATGAACATGGAAGCTCTTGACGATGGCAGTAAAGATCACAGCTTGGAAGACGAACTGGATGACTTGCCAACGTCAGCCAGTGAGAATGAGATGAGCGATGACAACGGCACCGGACACAGCGATCATTTCAACGAGAATTCCGTTGAGATGCCGAACATGGGGCAAGATATGGAAAACAAAGAGGCCAATGTGGAAAACACCTTGGATATGTTACAGACAAATAATGATTCAAGTACAATGAACAGAAGGGATGTTGTCAATAATTCAGGCTTAGAACTGGAAAATAATGCAGGTAATCTGTCGGAAAGGAGCACTCCATCCCAGCAATCCAATGACTTGTCATTAGGAACGCCTTCCAAGAATGCTATTGGATTTGGAATGGGCGAAATAACCAAACCCTTACCCACCTCCGTCACAAGTAGCGACGACGGACGCACCGGCGTAGTTAGGCCGCAGATTAGTAAATCGCCAAATAAACCTACTGCCTGCTTGACTCCTTTACAGTCAATGAGCAACCTGCTGccccccggtggtcccggcccacCGGAGACCTCCTCCAATACAAGTCAAGCTTCGACCCCTGTTTCGACTGTTCCAAACATACCTTCTTTCCCAACGCAAACCTTCCAGTCTTCTCAACCACTCTTCCAACCTTTCTTGCAGCCCACTCAACcttcacaacaacaacagcagcaacaacagtcaAGTGGtattagtagtagcaataatagtagtaatagctcCTGCTCTGGCAGCAACACCATAACTAccagtagcagtagtagcagcagtaataGCACTTGGTCCAAGGGTCCCATGGACGCTGTGTCCAGCGCCAGTCTAGGAAGTAACGTTGCCCAGGTGGCTCCCCACGTGCATCAGCCGGGAGTATCTTCCGCAAGTACCTTTACGTCTCAGTCTTCATTTCTACCATCGACCAGTCAAGCACAATTCAGCACCGCAGCGGGAAGTTTCGGATCGCTGTCGGGCGTGAGTACCACACCTACTTCTCAACAGGGACCCTCGCCATCTTTTACGGAGAGCCCACAAATATCCCAGCAGCAACAGCAACCAATCCAACAATCTCCTCAAAGCTCCATAAGTTCTACTCTCACTCACGCTAGCGGTGGGCTGGTTCCCACTTCTCGTAGTGGAGGACTCGGGGGACCTGATAGCCCACTTAGTTTGTCTCATTTGCTAAATACACAAGCCTTTGACCCTGTTCCAGAAGACCTTAGTTCCCCCCACAGTCACGCATCGGCCCTTGACTACCTCAACTACACGTTATCCACAGGCACCAGTGCCTTCCGTCGCCCCGATTACCAAGCAACCCTTAACCCAGACATACAGTCCTTGATAAATTCAGCCAGCACCCAGCAGCCCCTTGCATCGTCTCTGCCGAGTGCTGCTCCCACAAACCCCACAGTAACATCGCCCTCTCCCTTCCCGTCTTACCAGGCACCCGCATACTCGCAGTATGCAGCTCCTTACCGAGCCGGAACGTCTGTCTCCCCCAGTCCATATGCGGCCTATGCCGGTCAGTATCCCCCATATGCTACTCAGTATCCCCCGAGCCTAGCCCCGCATGCAGCAACCACCCCCCAGCCCCCTACCATGGGTCAATATGGAGCTCTCCATGCCCCACCCAATCCATACCAGAGTTACCCGGCTCCTCCAACAGCAGGTAGATCTCCCTACCCTTCGACCCTTGGCAGTTTTAGTCATGGTCCATACCCTCCAATATGA